One Streptococcus gallolyticus subsp. gallolyticus DSM 16831 DNA window includes the following coding sequences:
- a CDS encoding SpaH/EbpB family LPXTG-anchored major pilin: MKNFKLIFAILLAALFTFVGGKAFADTTYSLTISGTSEGHTYEAYQIFSGDLSSDGTTLSNIAWGSGVTAFTYDNATDAATIAEKISGEKYDSTTAKAFAKLAGANVTTASGSATSSAGSTVISGLAPGYYLVKDKDESQNGKNAAYTRFILQVVGDATAQLKNDTPTVQKKVKDTNDTAGTTTDWQDSADYDIGDTIPFQLKATLPAHISEYDHYYVEFTDTLSAGLTFDKITKVTADGTTLTSDQYTVTTTSNSAGTTTLSVIITDVKAVATITKDDDIVVEYNATLNSKAVIGSAGNPNKVKLTYSNNPNNTGDGTSKPGDTGETPEDTVIVFTYKVVVNKVKEDGTSPLEGAGFTLYKKDSSGKWNEVETISAGDTTTFTFSGLDDGDYKLVETTVPDGYNKASDVEFTISASHSEEADEPKLISLSVDQTSADFTSSTTDGSLTTDVVNKKGSVLPSTGGMGTTILYVVGTILVLAAGILLVTKKRMDAK; encoded by the coding sequence ATGAAAAACTTTAAATTAATTTTTGCTATATTGTTGGCAGCTCTTTTCACCTTTGTTGGTGGAAAGGCATTCGCCGATACAACTTATAGTTTGACTATTAGTGGTACAAGTGAAGGTCACACTTATGAAGCTTATCAAATTTTTAGTGGTGACCTTTCATCGGATGGCACTACTCTTTCAAATATTGCTTGGGGTTCTGGTGTTACTGCTTTTACCTACGACAATGCAACTGATGCAGCAACAATCGCCGAAAAAATTTCTGGAGAAAAATATGATTCAACCACAGCAAAAGCATTTGCTAAATTAGCCGGTGCAAATGTTACAACTGCTTCAGGTAGTGCAACAAGTAGTGCTGGTTCAACTGTTATTTCTGGTTTAGCACCAGGTTACTATTTGGTGAAAGATAAAGATGAGTCACAAAATGGAAAAAATGCAGCCTATACTCGTTTTATCTTACAAGTTGTCGGTGATGCAACAGCACAACTTAAAAATGACACACCTACTGTTCAAAAGAAAGTTAAAGATACTAACGACACAGCTGGTACAACTACTGATTGGCAAGATTCTGCTGACTATGATATTGGAGATACAATTCCTTTCCAATTGAAAGCAACATTACCGGCACATATCTCTGAATATGACCATTACTACGTTGAATTTACAGATACTTTGTCTGCAGGTTTGACATTTGACAAAATTACAAAAGTAACAGCTGATGGTACAACTCTTACTTCTGATCAATACACAGTAACAACAACTAGTAATTCAGCTGGTACAACAACACTTTCTGTTATCATCACTGATGTAAAAGCTGTAGCTACAATTACTAAAGATGATGATATTGTTGTAGAATACAATGCTACTCTGAACTCAAAAGCTGTTATTGGTTCAGCTGGTAACCCTAACAAAGTTAAATTAACATACTCAAACAACCCAAATAATACTGGTGATGGTACATCTAAACCAGGCGATACTGGTGAAACTCCAGAAGATACTGTTATCGTCTTTACTTACAAAGTTGTTGTAAATAAAGTTAAAGAAGATGGAACTAGTCCACTAGAAGGTGCTGGATTCACTCTTTACAAAAAAGATTCATCTGGTAAATGGAATGAAGTAGAAACAATCTCAGCTGGAGATACAACTACTTTCACATTCTCAGGTCTTGATGATGGTGATTACAAACTTGTAGAAACAACCGTACCAGATGGTTACAACAAAGCCTCTGATGTTGAATTTACAATTTCAGCAAGTCACAGTGAAGAAGCTGATGAACCTAAATTGATTTCACTTTCAGTTGACCAAACAAGTGCTGATTTTACTTCAAGCACTACTGATGGTTCTTTAACAACTGATGTTGTCAACAAAAAAGGTTCTGTTCTTCCTTCAACTGGTGGTATGGGAACAACTATCCTTTACGTTGTAGGTACTATTCTTGTTCTTGCTGCTGGTATCTTGCTTGTTACTAAAAAACGCATGGATGCTAAATAA